The Nicotiana tabacum cultivar K326 chromosome 14, ASM71507v2, whole genome shotgun sequence genome contains a region encoding:
- the LOC107822673 gene encoding protein DETOXIFICATION 14-like, protein MEEALLLPEKRTTLKTATTWDTYKEAMKKVSYIALPMLMVNLSQHLVRIGSMMMIGHLGELSLSGASVATSLTNVTGFSLVLGMASALETLCGQAYGAEQYNKLGIYTTGAMISLLMVCIPISILWLFVDKILIFMGQDPLISIEAAKYSIWLIASVFPFTILQALIRYLQTQSLILPMVLTSVATLCFHVPICWLLIFKLNLGSCGAAVAIGLSYWCNVLLLGLYVKYSSSCEKTRICVSSQEVLASIREFFPLAIPSACMVCLEWWTFEIVILLAGLLPKPQLETSVLSICMSVASTLYFIPFSLGAGASTRVSNELGAGNPEGAKLAIRATLTISMAAAIICSSVLFCCRNILGYAFSNEKEVVDYLRDMTPFLCVLIVSDCIQAVLSGVARGSGWQHLGAYVNLGSFYLAGIPIAILSGFVFHFQGKGLWFGLNVGNLMQSLLLSLITSFTDWKKQASMARERIFY, encoded by the exons ATGGAAGAAGCTCTGCTGCTGCCCGAAAAGAGAACAACGTTGAAAACTGCAACAACATGGGATACGTATAAAGAAGCAATGAAGAAGGTGAGTTACATAGCATTACCAATGTTAATGGTCAATCTTTCACAGCATCTAGTAAGAATTGGGTCAATGATGATGATTGGCCATTTGGGTGAGCTTTCACTATCTGGAGCTTCTGTTGCCACTTCTCTCACAAATGTTACTGGCTTTAGTCTTGTT TTAGGAATGGCTAGTGCTTTAGAGACTCTCtgcgggcaagcttatggtgctgAACAATACAATAAATTAGGAATCTACACTACTGGGGCTATGATATCTCTCCTTATGGTTTGCATACCAATATCTATACTATGGTTATTTGTTGACAAAATTCTTATATTCATGGGACAAGATCCTCTTATTTCCATAGAAGCAGCCAAATACTCAATTTGGCTCATCGCTTCAGTATTTCCTTTCACGATTTTGCAAGCATTAATACGGTATTTGCAGACGCAAAGCTTGATTCTTCCTATGGTACTGACCTCTGTTGCAACTCTCTGTTTTCACGTGCCTATTTGTTGGTTATTAATATTCAAGCTGAACTTGGGAAGTTGTGGAGCTGCAGTTGCAATTGGTTTGTCTTATTGGTGCAATGTATTACTGCTTGGTTTGTATGTGAAATACTCTTCATCTTGCGAAAAGACTCGTATTTGTGTCTCATCACAAGAAGTTTTGGCTAGCATAAGAGAATTCTTCCCTTTGGCTATTCCTTCTGCTTGCATGGTTTG TCTTGAGTGGTGGACATTTGAGATAGTGATACTGCTTGCTGGTCTCTTGCCAAAGCCCCAGCTTGAGACTTCAGTGCTTTCAATATG CATGTCGGTTGCTTCCACACTTTATTTCATACCATTTTCCCTTGGCGCTGGAGCAAG CACTAGAGTTTCAAATGAACTAGGAGCCGGGAATCCTGAGGGAGCAAAATTGGCTATTAGGGCAACACTTACAATTTCAATGGCAGCTGCGATAATTTGCAGCAGTGTTCTTTTTTGTTGCCGTAATATTCTGGGATATGCATTCAGTAATGAGAAGGAAGTTGTGGATTATCTAAGGGATATGACTCCTTTTCTTTGTGTCTTGATTGTATCAGACTGCATTCAAGCTGTACTTTCTG GAGTTGCAAGAGGAAGTGGGTGGCAGCATTTGGGAGCATATGTTAATCTTGGGTCATTTTATCTTGCTGGAATACCTATTGCCATATTATCTGGCTTTGTATTTCACTTCCAAGGAAAGGGCCTTTGGTTTGGACTAAATGTGGGAAATCTAATGCAATCGCTTCTGCTTTCCTTGATAACAAGTTTTACAGATTGGAAAAAGCAG GCATCAATGGCTAGGGAAAGAATATTTTATTAA
- the LOC107822672 gene encoding E3 ubiquitin-protein ligase UPL5, whose amino-acid sequence MRKDETLPSSCPPSTRIQFFVRLFSGVNKTLVLQADSTDTVSSVHRKIELITGIPALTKSFGVPGIHQRLIYRGKQLHLEQTLAGCDVQHDASLQLVGRMRSTRHPLTWKLMSELIAVISNSTEGRLIKKMLSKILTMTPKDETKSEEYLRIFIYSSVPAHLVKLYVAPSNSEFNNKDTADECIREFIKLCKKLLSDSIYAQCVHIVLEFCKLLRGAAGVDDALYGFCRSSLADIMDWYDTDAMDVLPLQDSFPLVRELAARLSCTLELSVGSAEFVGLSCSDVHEFIEFMHPVRSALLCQEAFDCPFTFPLLEKGNGEAGSKRFEMHNYKEKIEGLHHIFCDLLDKLELCLEKLETRLGLKEKEKDEPNVLCWSQYLVILEALHRISKMYKGLEEGFWKKMRQRKVSLCFLIVRLSKRSRDYQWILENKKIVNFEVRRDFAMMMLREGSGKNEELYEMLIDRSHLLEESFEYIRHAGPRVLGHNLFLKFKNEEATGPGVVREWFYLVIQAIFNPQNALFVSCPKDCRRFFPNPASKVDPLHLEYFVFAGRMIALALLHKIQISIVFDRVFFLLLAGASDVGLFYFKLAGKNISLEDIKDADPYLYSSCKKILEMDPEMVDQDTLGLTFACEIEELGSRKVVELCPLNSENRNKYVNLLIQHHFVTSIAPQVTHFARGFADIITHPWLRRSFFRILDPEDLDLILHGSKSDVSVEDWRAHTDYKGYKENDPQISWFWKIVTGMSAEQRKVLLFFWTSIKSLPVEGFGGLASRLYIYKTSESYDCLPSSHTCFYQLCFPPYPSMDVMQNRLHIITQDHIGCSFGTA is encoded by the exons ATGCGGAAAGACGAAACTCTCCCTTCCTCCTGTCCTCCGTCAACTCGCATTCAGTTCTTCGTCCGTTTATTTTCTGGTGTCAACAAAACCCTAGTCCTTCAAGCAGATTCCACCGACACAGTTTCATCAGTTCACAGAAAAATCGAGTTGATCACCGGAATTCCAGCATTGACGAAGTCTTTCGGAGTACCAGGAATCCATCAACGGTTAATATACAGAGGTAAACAGCTTCACCTGGAGCAAACCCTCGCTGGCTGCGATGTACAACACGACGCGAGCTTACAACTCGTCGGGCGAATGCGAAGCACGCGCCACCCGCTGACGTGGAAGCTGATGAGTGAATTAATTGCAGTCATTTCTAATAGTACCGAAGGCCGTCTAATTAAGAAGATGCTTAGCAAAATTCTCACAATGACTCCAAAGGATGAAACTAAATCTGAGGAATATCTTCGAATATTCATCTACTCATCTGTGCCTGCGCATTTGGTAAAGCTTTATGTCGCTCCTTCTAATTCTGAATTTAATAACAAAGACACAGCTGATGAATGCATTCGTGAATTCATAAAATTGTGTAAGAAACTATTATCGGATAGCATATATGCGCAATGTGTTCATATAGTGTTAGAGTTTTGTAAGCTTCTGAGAGGTGCTGCTGGTGTTGATGATGCTTTGTATGGCTTTTGTCGGAGTAGTTTAGCGGATATAATGGATTGGTATGACACGGACGCTATGGATGTGTTACCATTgcaggattcttttcctttagtcCGTGAGTTAGCAGCTAGGTTATCGTGTACTTTAGAATTGAGTGTTGGATCGGCTGAGTTTGTGGGGTTATCATGTAGCGATGTGCATGAGTTTATTGAGTTCATGCATCCTGTAAGGAGTGCATTActgtgtcaagaagcatttgattgTCCGTTCACTTTTCCTTTATTGGAGAAAGGTAACGGTGAAGCAGGAAGTAAAAGATTTGAGATGCACAATtacaaagaaaaaattgaagGTTTGCATCATATTTTCTGTGATTTGCTGGACAAATTGGAGCTGTGTTTAGAGAAACTGGAAACCCGACTGGGtttgaaagagaaagaaaaagatgaGCCTAATGTACTCTGTTGGTCTCAGTATCTTGTAATTCTAGAGGCATTACATAGGATTTCAAAAATGTATAAGGGTTTGGAGGAAGGCTTTTGGAAGAAGATGAGGCAAAGAAAAGTTTCATTGTGCTTTCTCATAGTTAGACTCTCAAAAAGGTCTAGAGATTATCAGTGGATTCTTGAGAACAAGAAGATCGTCAATTTTGAGGTAAGGCGGGATTTCGCCATGATGATGTTGCGAGAAGGGAGCGGCAAGAATGAGGAACTATATGAGATGCTCATTGACAGGTCCCATTTGTTGGAAGAATCATTTGAGTACATTAGACATGCAGGTCCTAGAGTGCTGGGCcacaatttatttttgaaattcaaGAACGAAGAAGCTACTGGACCTGGTGTGGTGAGGGAGTGGTTTTACTTGGTAATTCAAGCCATTTTCAACCCTCAGAATGCTCTCTTTGTTTCTTGCCCGAAAGACTGTAGAAGGTTTTTCCCAAATCCAG CATCTAAGGTGGACCCACTGCACCTTGAGTATTTTGTCTTCGCTGGCAGGATGATTGCATTGGCCTTATTGCATAAAATACAAATCAGCATTGTGTTTGATCGCGTGTTCTTTTTGCTACTAGCTGGAGCTTCTGATGTTGGTTTATTCTATTTCAAATTAGCTGGAAAGAATATTTCATTGGAAGACATTAAGGATGCAGATCCATACTTGTACAGTAGCTGCAAGAAGATACTGGAGATGGATCCGGAGATGGTGGATCAAGATACTCTAGGCCTGACATTTGCTtgtgaaattgaagaattggggtcCAGGAAAGTGGTTGAGCTTTGCCCCCTGAACAGTGAGAACAGGAATAAATATGTTAATCTTCTTATCCAACACCACTTTGTCACTTCAATTGCTCCGCAGGTAACCCATTTTGCTCGAGGTTTTGCCGACATAATTACTCACCCATGGCTCCGAAGATCCTTTTTCCGGATCTTAGATCCTGAAGATCTTGACTTGATTCTTCATGGGAGCAAAAGTGATGTTTCTGTAGAAGATTGGAGAGCACATACGGATTATAAAGGCTACAAAGAAAATGATCCTCAAATATCCTGGTTTTGGAAG ATAGTTACCGGTATGTCTGCTGAGCAGAGAAAGGTGCTTCTCTTCTTCTGGACGTCAATCAAGTCTCTTCCTGTAGAGGGTTTTGGTGGTTTGGCTTCTAGACTATACATCTATAAAACCTCGGAGTCTTATGATTGCTTGCCTTCCTCGCACACATGCTTCTACCAACTGTGTTTTCCTCCTTATCCGTCCATGGATGTAATGCAAAATCGACTTCACATAATCACCCAAGATCATATTGGTTGCAGCTTTGGTACCGCGTGA